A DNA window from Candidatus Poribacteria bacterium contains the following coding sequences:
- a CDS encoding ABC transporter permease has translation MRIVEGISVGISAIRSNKMRSLLTMLGIIIGVASVLAMIAIGDGAKEIVLQDAQKLGGANQIIMYRSWYKRVNNRWVRNRSSEYLKYEDVLAIEAECPSVTAVTPRIWNWSGVLMQAANGAETRAGYNGVDATYQTALDWKIKEGRFITDEEVQNAAKVCVLGDEVTTALFGDKSPLGQEIKIARSSSYYDKWGRKTGKRFTERFIVVGTFMPRGRSLRFGWSFDNLAFIPLSTAQERFTGNDRIDEFVVYAHTIEDVPKAAEEVKAVIRKRHKNQDDFIGMFEMHAGMAQLEKISKVIKITLGSIAGFSLLVGGIGIMNMMLVAVSERTREIGLRKAVGAKRLDILLQFLIEAVMMCGVGGAIGVGLGVLAGEGMAMLAVKIVKIVPEWPAVISLQWILISVSFSTIIGISFGLYPAIKASLLPPIQALRTD, from the coding sequence ATGCGTATTGTTGAGGGGATATCCGTCGGAATTTCTGCGATCCGGAGCAACAAAATGCGGTCGTTGTTGACGATGCTCGGCATTATTATCGGGGTTGCTTCGGTATTGGCAATGATCGCCATCGGTGACGGTGCGAAGGAGATTGTGCTACAAGATGCGCAGAAACTCGGTGGTGCGAACCAAATCATCATGTACCGCTCGTGGTACAAGCGCGTCAATAATCGCTGGGTCCGCAACCGTAGCAGTGAATACCTGAAATACGAAGATGTACTCGCCATTGAGGCAGAATGCCCATCTGTGACCGCCGTCACGCCGCGAATTTGGAATTGGTCGGGTGTGTTAATGCAAGCTGCGAATGGTGCTGAAACGCGTGCGGGCTATAACGGCGTAGATGCCACCTATCAAACGGCATTGGACTGGAAGATAAAAGAGGGGCGTTTTATCACAGATGAAGAAGTCCAAAACGCCGCAAAAGTCTGCGTCCTTGGTGATGAAGTCACGACCGCACTATTCGGTGATAAATCACCGCTCGGACAAGAAATCAAAATCGCACGCAGTAGTAGTTACTACGATAAGTGGGGGCGAAAAACAGGGAAGCGTTTCACGGAACGCTTCATAGTCGTTGGGACGTTCATGCCGAGAGGCAGAAGTTTGCGGTTCGGCTGGAGTTTCGACAATCTCGCTTTTATTCCGCTCTCAACTGCACAAGAACGTTTCACCGGCAACGACAGGATTGATGAGTTTGTTGTTTACGCCCACACCATTGAGGATGTCCCGAAAGCAGCTGAAGAAGTCAAAGCCGTCATTCGGAAACGACACAAAAACCAAGACGATTTCATCGGCATGTTTGAGATGCACGCCGGTATGGCACAATTAGAGAAAATTAGTAAGGTCATTAAAATCACTTTAGGCAGCATTGCGGGTTTCTCGCTGCTGGTCGGTGGTATCGGCATTATGAATATGATGCTCGTCGCTGTCAGCGAACGTACGCGCGAGATCGGACTTCGGAAAGCCGTCGGTGCAAAACGGTTGGATATTCTCCTGCAGTTTTTAATAGAGGCTGTTATGATGTGCGGTGTCGGCGGTGCAATCGGCGTTGGACTGGGGGTGCTTGCGGGTGAAGGGATGGCGATGCTCGCCGTCAAAATCGTTAAAATCGTTCCTGAATGGCCCGCCGTTATCTCCCTGCAATGGATCCTGATTTCGGTATCGTTCTCGACGATAATCGGGATTTCGTTCGGGTTGTATCCGGCGATAAAGGCATCGCTGCTCCCACCAATTCAGGCACTCCGGACGGATTAA
- a CDS encoding ABC transporter permease, translating into MRIFEGLSVGLSAIRANKLRSLLTMLGIIIGVASVLAMIAIGDGAKAIVLQDAQKLGGVNQFTMYRSSHKRVKDRWVPNRSNEYFEYEDVLAIEAECPSVKLVVPRIPEWRGVLAQAAGGTEHRTGYNGVNSSFAEAMDWNIQGGRFISDEDINNEAKVCVIGSEVVAALFGNTSPIGKEIKIGKGSGGRFDRYGRRDQKRITERFTVIGTMETRGRSLRFGWNLDDMIFLPLTTAQERFTGNDRIVMMSVHAHTVEEVPQAIEEVKTVLRKTHNGEDDFFSIWDMREGMAQLEKISKVIKIALGSIAGFSLLVGGIGIMNMMLVAVTERTREIGLRKAVGAKRHDILLQFLIEAVGMCSVGGALGVLVGLFAGEGMAMLAVNIVKIVPEWPSVISTEWILISVSFSAIIGISFGLYPAIKASALTPIEALRTD; encoded by the coding sequence ATGCGTATATTTGAAGGGTTATCTGTTGGTCTTTCTGCGATTCGTGCGAACAAATTACGCTCCTTGCTCACAATGCTCGGGATTATCATCGGGGTCGCCTCGGTACTTGCCATGATTGCTATCGGTGACGGTGCGAAGGCGATTGTACTACAAGACGCTCAAAAATTGGGCGGTGTAAACCAGTTTACGATGTACCGGAGCAGCCACAAGCGGGTAAAAGACCGTTGGGTGCCGAACCGCAGCAACGAGTATTTCGAGTACGAGGACGTGTTAGCCATCGAGGCGGAGTGTCCGTCTGTTAAATTAGTTGTTCCGCGGATTCCCGAATGGCGGGGTGTCCTCGCTCAAGCTGCCGGAGGGACAGAGCATCGGACAGGCTATAATGGTGTAAACTCATCTTTTGCAGAAGCAATGGACTGGAACATTCAGGGAGGTCGTTTTATTTCAGACGAAGATATTAACAATGAAGCCAAAGTTTGTGTGATTGGCTCCGAAGTGGTTGCTGCTTTATTTGGTAACACATCACCGATAGGCAAAGAAATTAAAATCGGCAAAGGGTCTGGAGGGCGCTTCGATCGGTACGGTAGGAGAGATCAGAAACGGATCACCGAACGTTTCACTGTTATTGGTACGATGGAAACTCGCGGACGAAGCCTGCGATTCGGCTGGAACTTAGACGACATGATCTTCTTACCACTGACAACGGCGCAGGAACGCTTCACCGGAAATGATAGAATCGTTATGATGTCCGTCCACGCACACACTGTCGAAGAAGTTCCGCAAGCCATCGAAGAGGTGAAAACGGTCCTTCGAAAGACACATAACGGTGAGGACGACTTCTTTTCTATCTGGGATATGCGGGAAGGTATGGCGCAGTTAGAGAAGATTAGTAAAGTTATCAAAATCGCCTTGGGGAGCATCGCTGGATTTTCGCTCCTCGTTGGGGGTATCGGCATTATGAACATGATGCTCGTCGCTGTAACGGAACGGACTCGCGAGATTGGCTTGAGAAAAGCAGTCGGTGCAAAACGCCACGACATTCTGTTGCAGTTCTTAATAGAAGCCGTTGGGATGTGTAGTGTAGGCGGTGCGTTGGGTGTTCTCGTGGGTCTCTTCGCTGGCGAAGGGATGGCAATGCTCGCCGTCAACATCGTCAAAATTGTCCCTGAATGGCCCTCGGTTATCTCAACAGAGTGGATATTAATTTCTGTATCCTTCTCAGCAATAATCGGTATCTCTTTCGGGTTATATCCTGCGATAAAAGCGTCTGCACTCACTCCGATTGAAGCACTCCGTACCGATTAG
- a CDS encoding ABC transporter permease: MNLFECVILGISSLRRNPLRSALTILGIIVGVASVVSMVSVGDGSSAMVLREIERTGGTKMIEVYKDDWDKQSGTLSRAAGSAVRGRGRWQRNRAEDLETEDAFEILKHARGVVNVVAEDDMPGWTVNYNGRTKESRIVASTAGYDQSHNWYTSSGRFFTAEEVEAASSVAVIGSKVAEEVFLQEDPVGKEIKASRQSSRWRSRSGLYEVRLKVIGVMEEKGDAMDTSGWDDRFIIPITTLQQRFKGREDVERIRIEAADVSTIPIAIMDAKQILGRQHNNTGEEYNYWTATEELATANKVGLVMKALMGGIAGIALMVAGIGVMNIMLVSVTDRTKEIGLRKALGATRGDILSQFLIEAAVLTLSGGILGAILGIFMGRGTAALISRFVWEGSNWPSVVSFGTMVIALLVSVAIGVFFGLYPANKAAKLTPVEALRSD; this comes from the coding sequence ATGAATCTATTTGAATGCGTCATTTTAGGTATTTCCAGTTTGCGGCGAAACCCACTCCGCTCTGCCCTGACGATTTTAGGGATTATCGTAGGGGTCGCCTCCGTTGTCAGTATGGTATCCGTCGGCGACGGGTCAAGTGCAATGGTCTTGCGAGAGATTGAGCGGACGGGCGGAACCAAAATGATTGAAGTCTATAAGGACGATTGGGATAAACAGTCAGGCACTTTGAGTCGTGCAGCAGGGTCTGCCGTGCGTGGCAGAGGCAGGTGGCAAAGAAACCGCGCTGAAGATCTGGAAACTGAGGATGCCTTTGAGATTCTCAAGCATGCCCGCGGCGTTGTGAACGTCGTTGCTGAAGACGATATGCCGGGCTGGACAGTGAATTATAACGGGCGCACAAAGGAATCGCGTATCGTTGCATCCACTGCCGGGTATGACCAATCGCATAACTGGTACACGTCAAGCGGTCGGTTTTTTACCGCTGAAGAGGTGGAAGCGGCGAGTAGCGTCGCTGTCATCGGATCCAAAGTCGCCGAAGAGGTTTTTCTTCAGGAAGATCCCGTTGGGAAAGAGATTAAAGCCTCGCGTCAATCTTCTCGATGGAGAAGCCGAAGTGGACTTTATGAGGTCCGTCTCAAAGTCATCGGTGTCATGGAAGAGAAAGGCGATGCGATGGACACGTCGGGTTGGGACGACCGGTTCATCATTCCGATTACCACGCTTCAGCAGCGCTTTAAAGGACGCGAAGACGTTGAACGGATCCGCATTGAAGCAGCGGATGTGAGCACAATTCCGATCGCGATCATGGATGCCAAACAGATATTAGGAAGACAGCACAATAACACAGGTGAAGAATACAACTACTGGACAGCCACCGAAGAATTAGCAACCGCGAATAAGGTCGGCTTGGTGATGAAAGCCTTGATGGGGGGGATTGCTGGGATCGCACTAATGGTTGCTGGTATCGGTGTCATGAACATCATGCTCGTCTCTGTTACCGACAGAACAAAAGAGATAGGACTGCGGAAGGCACTCGGGGCAACCCGTGGTGATATTCTGTCCCAGTTCTTGATTGAGGCAGCAGTGCTGACGCTCTCTGGTGGTATTCTCGGTGCAATCTTAGGCATCTTTATGGGACGCGGCACCGCCGCACTCATTTCGAGGTTTGTCTGGGAAGGGAGCAATTGGCCCTCAGTGGTTTCATTTGGCACGATGGTAATCGCTTTACTGGTTTCTGTCGCTATCGGAGTTTTCTTCGGACTGTACCCAGCCAATAAAGCAGCGAAACTCACACCTGTTGAAGCACTCCGCTCCGATTAG
- a CDS encoding HlyD family efflux transporter periplasmic adaptor subunit: MRNLIITVAVVLVLVVAIGWVVLGRGKNGTDPALAQRIEVIKRDDFQMRISATGNLEPLIDVEVKSNVEGEIVELLVKNSDRVEKDQVLMRLDPELYQEGVSQARADVRAAQAQLTQAQLNIELKNERLESQLTQADADLKIAQANLETVKATTITQISQAETDIQTTQNSLDQDKIALEQAKIALEQAKITLAEQETSMKSAKISLDNAKSELDRNTELFEKGLVSKKALEDAQAQHANADAQYETSQKRVESQKQTIVSQERTINVRLSSIANREATLENQKLNLENLKKMRKKSEEEAQLRVDNSETQLQELMLTYDNEKSLTEQSKVSAEANKLRRESSLKNEAERLEWTTIRAPMAGIVTLLELEEGEIVTSGRSAFSQSPPLMTIVDPSKMVVKTFINEVDMERLRLDQRAEIVVDAFQNKTYEGRVYEISPSGQEQDNIISFEVMVEVVGSPEELRPGMSADVDIITYEEKSVLIAPIDAVINEKGAIVNAQVGNTSPFKPNRPITMQTVSEKTFNGTIESAGNGTVTFRLDGSQRGIMPGPATISLLINGQKKADGVSAQVNLLKGKSVMLDDGSGSGKRTPIETGMQNATEVVIKSGVTDGDRVILQQRKPPQGGGFGR, from the coding sequence TTGAGAAATCTAATTATTACCGTTGCCGTTGTTTTGGTGCTCGTCGTCGCCATCGGTTGGGTTGTACTCGGACGTGGGAAAAACGGAACCGACCCGGCACTCGCTCAGAGAATTGAGGTTATTAAACGCGACGATTTCCAAATGCGCATCAGTGCAACCGGCAACTTAGAACCCCTCATTGATGTAGAAGTCAAATCCAACGTCGAAGGTGAGATCGTCGAACTTCTCGTTAAGAACAGCGATAGGGTTGAAAAAGATCAAGTACTGATGCGACTTGATCCCGAACTCTATCAAGAAGGTGTTTCACAGGCAAGAGCGGATGTCCGGGCTGCCCAGGCACAACTCACGCAAGCACAACTAAACATTGAGCTTAAAAATGAACGGCTTGAAAGTCAACTGACGCAGGCGGACGCAGACTTGAAAATTGCACAAGCGAATCTTGAGACCGTCAAAGCCACGACCATAACACAAATCAGCCAAGCAGAGACAGACATTCAGACGACGCAGAACTCGCTCGACCAAGACAAGATAGCCTTAGAGCAAGCCAAAATCGCGCTCGAACAGGCAAAAATTACATTGGCAGAGCAAGAAACCTCCATGAAATCTGCCAAGATTTCCTTGGATAACGCCAAGTCGGAACTCGATCGGAACACAGAACTTTTTGAAAAAGGGTTAGTCTCCAAAAAAGCTTTGGAAGATGCACAGGCACAACACGCGAATGCAGATGCGCAGTATGAGACTTCCCAGAAGCGGGTTGAGTCGCAGAAGCAGACCATCGTTTCCCAAGAGCGGACTATTAATGTACGCCTAAGTTCCATAGCGAACCGTGAAGCGACGCTTGAAAACCAGAAGTTGAACCTCGAAAACCTCAAAAAAATGCGCAAAAAAAGCGAGGAAGAGGCGCAACTCCGCGTCGATAATTCCGAAACCCAACTTCAGGAACTGATGCTCACTTACGATAATGAAAAATCCTTGACTGAGCAATCCAAAGTCAGTGCCGAAGCGAATAAACTTCGCCGGGAAAGTAGCCTGAAGAACGAAGCAGAACGGCTTGAATGGACTACGATTCGGGCACCGATGGCGGGCATCGTTACGCTCCTTGAACTCGAAGAGGGAGAAATCGTGACCTCCGGTCGCTCTGCCTTCTCGCAAAGTCCACCGCTTATGACAATCGTTGATCCCTCCAAAATGGTAGTCAAGACCTTTATCAATGAGGTTGATATGGAACGGCTACGCTTGGATCAGAGAGCAGAAATCGTCGTCGATGCCTTCCAAAACAAAACCTATGAAGGTCGAGTCTACGAGATTTCACCCAGCGGACAGGAACAGGACAATATCATCTCTTTTGAGGTGATGGTGGAAGTGGTAGGGTCTCCTGAAGAACTCCGCCCGGGTATGAGTGCGGACGTTGACATCATCACCTATGAAGAAAAAAGCGTCCTGATAGCACCCATTGACGCGGTTATCAACGAAAAGGGCGCGATTGTCAACGCACAGGTCGGTAATACATCCCCATTCAAACCGAATCGACCCATCACGATGCAAACAGTCAGCGAGAAGACCTTTAATGGTACGATTGAGAGTGCCGGAAACGGTACCGTCACCTTCCGTTTGGATGGTTCACAGCGCGGTATTATGCCGGGTCCTGCGACTATATCGCTGCTTATCAACGGGCAAAAGAAAGCGGATGGTGTGAGTGCACAAGTGAACCTCTTAAAAGGGAAGTCCGTTATGTTAGACGATGGCAGTGGCAGTGGCAAAAGAACGCCTATTGAAACTGGTATGCAAAACGCGACGGAGGTCGTTATCAAAAGCGGTGTAACCGACGGCGATCGTGTTATTCTACAACAACGGAAACCGCCGCAAGGTGGTGGATTCGGTAGATAA